AGTTGGGTCCCTGAGTGCCTGTGGTGGCGTGCCTGCGGCCCGGGCTTGGGCGTAGCCGGGGGGACGGAGGCCCGGGCGGGGGCTGGATCCCGGCAAGGTCAGGGGGCCGCGGCAGGAGGGGGCGGCGCGGGGAAGGGAAGGCGCAGCCTCATCCCCGCGCCCCGGGCGGGCCCCTCCTCCGCAGGGCGCGCGGCGATGTGAGCCATGAGCGCGACGTGGACGCTGTCTCCCGAGCCGCTGCCGCCGTCGACGGGGCCCCCGGTGGGCGCGGGCCTGGACGCGGAGCAGCGCACAGTGTTCGCCTTCGTACTCTGCCTGCTCGTGGTGCTGGTGCTGCTGATGGTGCGCTGCGTGCGCATCCTGCTCGACCCCTACAGCCGCATGCCCGCCTCGTCCTGGACCGACCACAAGGAGGCGCTCGAGCGCGGGCAGTTCGACTACGCGCTGGTCTGAGCCGAGCGGGGTTTCTCGCCGAGGGCCGACCCGACGGGGGCGCCGCCTGGCCGGGATGGCGCTCAGGATCCCACCCCAGATCCTAGCCCGAGGGGACAGGGCGTTAGAGGTCCGGCTCCTCCCCCTCAGACCCCTCCCATCTTTCCTCCCGGCCTGGCCGGAGCCCCACTTCGTGCCTTTATCCCGCCCCGTCCTCGCTCCGTGACTCACCGGCCCGGCTGGTCCCCAACTGGCTCCCCGACGGGGAAgaggacccctcccccaccccaaggcgTATTGGTGGCTCTGCTACTGTCCTGCCGCCGCCGAGCATGACTGTCGTGTCCATTCCTGGATGCGGGGGACCcccgtgtccccctccctcccctgtggtcTGGCCACCCTCACTCCCCCAACCCCGACCCGTCGCCTCGCCCCCCACCCTTAAGTGTTGAGCTGCTCCTGCGGGACAGGCTCTCCTGGGCCCACGGGGTGGACGCTGCAGAGCAATATGCCCTGCGTGGCCTGCCCCCGGAGACCGAGACTGGAGAGCGACAATGG
This sequence is a window from Prionailurus bengalensis isolate Pbe53 chromosome A2, Fcat_Pben_1.1_paternal_pri, whole genome shotgun sequence. Protein-coding genes within it:
- the CTXN1 gene encoding cortexin-1 — protein: MSATWTLSPEPLPPSTGPPVGAGLDAEQRTVFAFVLCLLVVLVLLMVRCVRILLDPYSRMPASSWTDHKEALERGQFDYALV